A genomic region of Rhodococcus pyridinivorans contains the following coding sequences:
- the pyrR gene encoding bifunctional pyr operon transcriptional regulator/uracil phosphoribosyltransferase PyrR, with protein sequence MAVSEDGSTASTPTTSSGTGVPARELLSAADVHRTISRIAHQIIEKTALDTPEDAPRVVLLGIPTRGITLAQRLADRIEEFAGVRVPVGSLDITLYRDDLRTKPHRPLERTSVPEGGVDNTLVVLVDDVLFSGRSVRAALDALRDLGRPRAVQLAVLVDRGHRELPLRADYVGKNVPTARSEDVRVLLTEHDGRDAVEISGGKSQ encoded by the coding sequence ATGGCCGTGTCCGAGGACGGGTCCACAGCTTCTACCCCCACTACGTCCTCCGGTACCGGCGTGCCGGCGCGTGAGCTGCTCTCCGCTGCCGACGTCCACCGGACGATCTCCCGTATCGCACACCAGATCATCGAGAAGACCGCTCTCGACACCCCCGAGGACGCACCGCGTGTCGTACTCCTGGGCATCCCGACCCGCGGGATCACCCTCGCCCAGCGCCTCGCCGACCGCATCGAGGAATTCGCCGGCGTCCGTGTCCCGGTCGGCTCGCTCGACATCACGCTCTACCGCGACGACCTCCGCACGAAGCCGCACCGCCCGCTGGAGCGCACCTCGGTGCCCGAGGGCGGAGTCGACAACACCCTCGTCGTCCTCGTCGACGACGTCCTGTTCTCGGGACGCTCCGTCCGCGCCGCGCTCGACGCCCTGCGCGATCTCGGACGACCCCGCGCGGTGCAACTCGCGGTCCTCGTCGACCGCGGCCACCGCGAACTGCCGCTGCGGGCCGACTACGTCGGCAAGAACGTCCCCACCGCGCGCAGCGAGGACGTCCGCGTGCTGCTGACCGAACACGACGGGCGCGACGCCGTCGAGATCTCCGGAGGCAAGTCCCAGTGA
- the nusB gene encoding transcription antitermination factor NusB, translated as MSGNQKKLGARHKARKRAVDLLFEAEARDVHPVDLAADRVELAIDDDQVAPVPAYAQTIIRGVADNLDETDRVIADHLHEWTLDRLPAVDRAILRIAVWELFHATDVPPVVAVDEAVELAKQLSTDDSPAFVNGVLGQIVTVADQVRAAAAATLARPAQESQDQGSNES; from the coding sequence GTGTCCGGTAACCAGAAGAAGCTCGGGGCCCGCCACAAGGCCCGCAAGCGCGCCGTGGACCTGCTCTTCGAGGCCGAGGCCCGCGACGTGCACCCCGTCGACCTCGCCGCCGATCGCGTCGAACTCGCGATCGACGACGACCAGGTCGCGCCGGTGCCGGCATACGCGCAGACCATCATCCGCGGTGTCGCCGACAACCTCGACGAGACCGACCGAGTGATCGCCGATCACCTGCACGAATGGACGCTGGACCGCCTTCCCGCCGTCGACCGCGCGATCCTGCGCATCGCGGTGTGGGAGCTCTTCCACGCGACCGACGTGCCGCCCGTGGTGGCCGTCGACGAGGCGGTCGAGCTGGCGAAGCAGCTGTCCACCGACGATTCGCCGGCCTTCGTCAACGGGGTGCTGGGTCAGATCGTCACTGTCGCCGACCAGGTGCGTGCAGCAGCCGCTGCCACCCTCGCCCGGCCGGCGCAGGAGTCGCAGGATCAGGGCTCGAACGAGTCCTGA
- the efp gene encoding elongation factor P, producing MADTSDFKNGLVLKIDGQLWQIIEFQHVKPGKGPAFVRTKLKNVTSGKTVDKTWNAGVKVETATVDRRDMTYLYNDGTDYVFMDGETYDQITISPELLGDSANFLLENMPVQVATHEDVPLFVELPVTVELVVQHTDPGLQGDRSTGGTKPATLETGAEIQVPLFINTGDKLKVDSRDGSYLGRVNS from the coding sequence GTGGCTGACACCAGTGACTTCAAGAACGGCCTCGTTCTGAAAATCGACGGACAGCTCTGGCAGATCATCGAGTTCCAGCACGTCAAGCCGGGCAAGGGTCCTGCTTTCGTGCGCACGAAGCTCAAGAATGTGACGTCGGGCAAGACCGTCGACAAGACCTGGAATGCCGGTGTCAAGGTCGAGACCGCCACCGTCGATCGCCGCGACATGACCTACCTCTACAACGACGGCACCGACTACGTCTTCATGGACGGCGAGACCTACGACCAGATCACCATCTCGCCCGAACTGCTCGGCGACAGCGCCAACTTCCTGCTCGAGAACATGCCCGTGCAGGTCGCCACGCACGAGGACGTCCCGCTGTTCGTCGAGCTCCCGGTCACGGTCGAGCTCGTCGTCCAGCACACCGATCCGGGCCTGCAGGGCGACCGCTCCACCGGCGGCACCAAGCCCGCGACCCTCGAGACCGGCGCCGAGATCCAGGTTCCGCTGTTCATCAACACCGGCGACAAGCTCAAGGTCGATTCCCGCGACGGCAGCTACCTCGGGCGAGTGAATTCCTGA
- a CDS encoding M24 family metallopeptidase, whose product MSADHASRRRALRALLAERELDALLVTDLTGIRYLTGFTGSNAALIVSTEDDENETRTVICTDGRYVTQVGEQVPDLRAVIARSSAAHLVTEFGTGSARWGFESHVVTVDERSRWGELGVSVRFVPAPGLVEHLRAVKDEHEIGLLREACGAADRALADLIAAGGLRPGRTEKEVARDLEWRMFEHGADGISFETIVAAGANSAIPHHRPTGAVLAEGDFVKLDFGAQIGGYHSDMTRTYVLSRVADWQRDLYELVLRAQQAGREALAPGVDCAAVDAAARTVIAEAGYADLFLHGLGHGVGLEIHEAPGIGAAATGTLVAGAAVTVEPGVYFSGRGGVRIEDTLVVREHTPELLTLTDKTLTVI is encoded by the coding sequence ATGTCTGCCGACCACGCCTCCCGCCGTCGAGCGCTGCGTGCGCTGCTCGCCGAACGCGAACTCGATGCGCTGCTGGTGACCGATCTGACCGGTATCCGCTACCTCACGGGCTTCACGGGATCCAACGCGGCGCTGATCGTCTCCACCGAGGACGACGAGAACGAGACGCGCACCGTCATCTGCACCGACGGCCGCTACGTCACGCAGGTGGGGGAGCAGGTCCCCGACCTGCGGGCCGTGATCGCCCGGTCGTCGGCCGCCCACCTCGTCACCGAGTTCGGAACAGGTTCTGCGCGTTGGGGATTCGAGAGTCACGTCGTCACGGTCGACGAACGGTCGCGGTGGGGCGAGCTCGGCGTGTCCGTCCGCTTCGTTCCCGCTCCCGGGCTCGTCGAACACCTGCGGGCCGTGAAGGACGAACACGAGATCGGTCTGTTGCGCGAGGCATGCGGTGCGGCCGATCGCGCACTGGCGGACCTCATCGCGGCGGGCGGTCTGCGTCCGGGTCGAACCGAGAAGGAGGTCGCCCGCGACCTCGAATGGCGCATGTTCGAGCACGGTGCCGACGGCATCTCCTTCGAGACGATCGTCGCCGCCGGTGCCAATTCGGCGATCCCGCACCATCGCCCGACCGGCGCGGTCCTCGCGGAGGGCGACTTCGTGAAACTCGACTTCGGGGCGCAGATCGGCGGTTACCACTCCGACATGACGCGCACCTACGTGCTGAGCCGCGTCGCGGACTGGCAGCGCGACCTGTACGAGCTGGTCCTGCGCGCGCAGCAGGCCGGACGCGAGGCGCTCGCGCCCGGTGTCGACTGCGCCGCGGTGGACGCCGCCGCGCGCACCGTGATCGCCGAAGCCGGCTACGCCGACCTGTTCCTGCACGGGCTGGGCCACGGAGTCGGCCTCGAGATCCACGAAGCGCCCGGAATCGGCGCCGCGGCGACCGGTACACTTGTCGCCGGTGCGGCGGTGACCGTCGAGCCGGGCGTGTACTTCTCGGGGCGCGGAGGCGTGCGGATCGAAGACACGCTCGTGGTGCGGGAGCATACTCCGGAGTTGCTCACGCTCACCGACAAGACATTGACCGTCATTTGA
- a CDS encoding B-4DMT family transporter, with amino-acid sequence MKPWLLRGLGLALVHVVVRVLLGAALIQWPLQGSVLRWLGFAVVVVAAFVWAGLDGIRDHRAHPDADEGDDLTMRWLAAGAVTGLVGGVLTWLVDTVTPMPVGVTSLFFEITSGAAFTVLLVFLPAMAAVTLGRFFARRNERKAARDDDWSVHRDHHAPAGVGAAAGSAPANSAQQTDPAWRSDDSPTEVFPRVDPKQ; translated from the coding sequence ATGAAACCCTGGTTGCTCCGCGGACTCGGGCTCGCCCTGGTCCACGTGGTCGTGCGCGTCCTGCTCGGTGCCGCTCTCATCCAGTGGCCGTTGCAGGGATCGGTACTGCGCTGGCTGGGCTTCGCCGTGGTGGTCGTCGCAGCGTTCGTCTGGGCCGGTCTCGACGGCATCCGCGACCACCGCGCCCATCCCGACGCCGACGAGGGCGACGACCTGACGATGCGCTGGCTCGCCGCCGGTGCGGTCACCGGCCTGGTCGGCGGGGTCCTCACCTGGCTCGTCGACACCGTCACCCCGATGCCGGTGGGTGTGACGTCCCTGTTCTTCGAGATCACCTCCGGTGCCGCGTTCACCGTGCTTCTGGTATTCCTGCCGGCGATGGCGGCGGTGACGCTGGGCCGGTTCTTCGCGCGCCGGAACGAGCGCAAGGCCGCCCGCGACGACGACTGGTCGGTCCACCGCGATCACCACGCGCCCGCAGGCGTCGGAGCGGCCGCGGGTTCCGCTCCCGCGAACTCCGCGCAGCAGACCGATCCCGCCTGGCGCAGCGACGACTCGCCCACCGAGGTGTTCCCGAGGGTCGATCCGAAACAGTGA
- a CDS encoding TIGR03086 family metal-binding protein yields the protein MTDITETLDLTPATRRMERILAGIDDAQLPGPTPCSETSVGALVDHVLGLSLAFTAAARKDIGPHTDTPPQLTSELPPDWRRLVPDRLGDLRRTWSDPAAWEGMTRAGGLDLPAPVAGLVTLDELVVHGWDLAVATGQQYSCEPDEIAACTAFAESITDEERVADGGGLFGPAVRVGDDAPPLDRLIGLTGRDPSWRPPASAG from the coding sequence ATGACCGACATCACCGAGACGCTCGACCTGACTCCCGCGACCCGCCGGATGGAGCGCATCCTGGCGGGGATCGACGACGCCCAGTTGCCGGGGCCCACACCGTGTTCCGAGACCTCCGTCGGTGCGCTCGTCGACCACGTGCTGGGCCTGTCCCTTGCGTTCACGGCCGCGGCGCGCAAGGACATCGGCCCGCACACCGACACTCCCCCGCAGCTCACGAGCGAACTGCCGCCGGACTGGCGACGTCTCGTTCCCGACCGGCTCGGCGACCTCCGCCGAACGTGGAGCGATCCCGCAGCCTGGGAGGGCATGACGCGCGCGGGCGGCCTCGACCTGCCCGCGCCGGTCGCCGGACTCGTCACGCTCGACGAACTCGTCGTCCACGGCTGGGACCTCGCCGTGGCCACGGGACAGCAGTACTCCTGCGAGCCCGACGAAATCGCCGCGTGTACCGCATTCGCGGAGAGCATCACCGACGAGGAACGCGTCGCCGACGGGGGCGGCCTGTTCGGTCCGGCCGTCCGGGTGGGCGACGACGCTCCGCCGCTGGACCGCCTGATCGGACTGACCGGGCGCGACCCGTCGTGGAGACCGCCCGCATCGGCCGGGTGA
- the aroB gene encoding 3-dehydroquinate synthase yields MTEPVRIDVETAQPYPVIIGRGLLGDVVEELSGTRTVAIFHQPTLTATADAVREALAETGIDAHRIEIPDAEDGKELAVAGFCWEVLGRIGLTRSDAVISLGGGAATDLAGFVAATWMRGVRVYHIPTTLLAMVDAAVGGKTGINTEAGKNLVGSFHEPSAVFVDLATLETVPRNEIVAGLAEVIKTGFIADPVILDLIEENPEATLDPAGTVLPELIRRSVEVKAKVVAADLKESSLREILNYGHTLGHAIERRERYRWRHGAAVSVGLVFAAELGRLAGRLDDATADRHRAILESVGLPTTYDPDAFADLLAGMQTDKKNRAGMLRFVVLDGLAKPGRLEGPDPTLLAAAYSEVARQGKADAGTVLL; encoded by the coding sequence GTGACCGAACCGGTACGCATCGACGTCGAGACCGCCCAGCCCTATCCGGTGATCATCGGCCGGGGACTGCTCGGTGACGTCGTCGAAGAACTGTCCGGCACGCGGACCGTCGCGATCTTCCACCAGCCGACGCTCACCGCGACGGCCGACGCCGTGCGGGAGGCGCTCGCCGAGACCGGCATCGACGCCCACCGCATCGAGATCCCCGACGCCGAGGACGGCAAGGAGCTGGCCGTCGCCGGATTCTGCTGGGAGGTGCTCGGCCGCATCGGCTTGACCCGTTCGGACGCCGTCATCAGCCTCGGCGGCGGTGCCGCCACCGACCTCGCGGGTTTCGTGGCCGCGACGTGGATGCGCGGCGTGCGGGTCTACCACATCCCCACCACGCTGCTGGCGATGGTCGACGCCGCGGTGGGCGGCAAGACCGGCATCAACACCGAGGCGGGCAAGAACCTCGTCGGTTCGTTCCATGAGCCCTCGGCGGTCTTCGTCGACCTCGCGACCCTCGAGACGGTGCCGCGCAACGAGATCGTGGCCGGACTCGCCGAGGTGATCAAGACCGGCTTCATCGCCGATCCGGTGATCCTCGACCTGATCGAGGAGAACCCCGAGGCCACGCTCGATCCTGCCGGGACGGTGCTGCCCGAGCTGATTCGGCGATCGGTCGAGGTCAAGGCGAAGGTGGTCGCGGCCGACCTCAAGGAGTCGAGCCTGCGCGAGATCCTCAACTACGGTCACACCCTCGGCCACGCCATCGAGCGTCGCGAGCGGTACCGCTGGCGCCACGGCGCCGCCGTGTCGGTGGGCCTGGTCTTCGCGGCCGAACTCGGCCGGCTTGCAGGGCGTCTCGACGACGCCACCGCCGACCGGCACCGCGCGATCCTCGAATCCGTCGGCCTGCCCACCACCTACGATCCCGACGCCTTCGCCGATCTGCTCGCGGGCATGCAGACCGACAAGAAGAACCGTGCCGGCATGCTTCGGTTCGTCGTCCTCGACGGACTTGCGAAGCCCGGCAGGCTCGAGGGACCCGACCCGACCCTGCTCGCGGCGGCCTACTCCGAGGTCGCGCGACAGGGCAAGGCCGATGCGGGAACCGTGCTGCTCTAG
- a CDS encoding shikimate kinase — MSPRLVLIGPPGAGKSTIGRRVANALELPLLDTDAEIERVTGRTIPDIFSQDGEPAFREIEEEFVARALDTHDGVVSLGGGAILSERTRARLAGHTVVYLEISVAEGLRRTGAVGAAGTRPLLAGGDPAQKYRDLMRRRRPLYRQAATIRVRTDGRSPGRVVQQVLAKLEAADAATSQTISEDRSPTP; from the coding sequence ATGTCGCCTCGCCTGGTACTCATCGGCCCGCCGGGAGCGGGCAAGTCGACGATCGGTCGTCGGGTCGCGAACGCGCTCGAGCTGCCGTTGCTCGACACCGACGCCGAGATCGAGCGTGTGACCGGCCGGACCATCCCCGACATCTTCTCCCAGGACGGCGAACCGGCCTTCCGGGAGATCGAGGAGGAGTTCGTCGCGCGCGCCCTCGACACCCACGACGGTGTGGTGTCCCTGGGCGGGGGAGCGATCCTTTCGGAGCGCACCCGCGCGCGACTGGCCGGACACACCGTCGTCTATCTCGAGATCAGCGTGGCGGAAGGACTGCGTCGCACCGGCGCGGTCGGCGCCGCCGGAACCAGGCCGTTGCTGGCCGGTGGTGATCCGGCCCAGAAATACCGCGACCTCATGCGTCGCCGCCGCCCGCTGTACCGGCAGGCGGCGACCATCCGGGTGCGCACCGACGGCCGCAGCCCCGGGCGGGTCGTCCAGCAGGTGCTCGCCAAACTCGAAGCGGCGGACGCCGCGACCAGCCAGACCATCAGCGAGGATCGGAGCCCCACACCGTGA
- the aroC gene encoding chorismate synthase — MLRWITAGESHGPALVAMLEGMVAGVEVTSNDISEQLARRRLGYGRGARMKFEADKVTVIGGVRHGRTLGGPIAIEIGNTEWPKWETIMAADPVDAELLEGQARNAPLTRPRPGHADFAGMLKYGFDDARPVLERASARETAARVAAGTVARNFLRQAFGAEVVSHVISIGASDPYVGPEPGADDLAAIDASPVRAYDKATEESMIAEIEAAKRDGDTLGGIVEVVVHGLPVGLGSFVSGADRLDARLAAALMGIQAIKGVEVGDGFETARRRGSAAHDEMKPGLDGVLRSSNRAGGIEGGMTNGEALRVRAAMKPISTVPRALSTVDMTTGDEAVAIHQRSDVCAVPAAGVVAEAMVALVVAQAALEKFGGDSLAETVSNIDHYLKGIAARPPR, encoded by the coding sequence GTGCTGCGTTGGATAACTGCTGGAGAATCCCATGGTCCCGCTCTCGTCGCGATGCTCGAGGGGATGGTCGCCGGAGTCGAGGTGACGTCGAACGACATCTCGGAGCAACTCGCGCGACGGCGACTGGGCTACGGCCGCGGCGCACGCATGAAGTTCGAGGCCGACAAGGTCACCGTGATCGGTGGCGTCCGGCACGGACGCACCCTGGGCGGCCCGATCGCGATCGAGATCGGCAACACCGAATGGCCCAAGTGGGAAACCATCATGGCCGCCGACCCGGTCGATGCCGAACTGCTCGAAGGTCAGGCGCGCAACGCGCCGCTGACCCGTCCCCGCCCCGGCCACGCCGACTTCGCGGGCATGCTCAAGTACGGCTTCGACGACGCGCGTCCCGTCCTCGAGCGCGCCAGCGCCCGGGAGACCGCAGCACGCGTGGCGGCCGGCACGGTTGCCCGGAACTTCCTGCGCCAGGCGTTCGGCGCCGAGGTCGTCTCGCATGTCATCTCCATCGGCGCATCCGATCCCTATGTCGGCCCCGAACCCGGTGCCGACGATCTCGCCGCGATCGACGCGAGCCCAGTGCGTGCCTACGACAAGGCCACCGAGGAATCCATGATCGCCGAGATCGAGGCCGCCAAGCGCGACGGCGACACCCTCGGCGGAATCGTCGAGGTCGTGGTGCACGGGCTGCCCGTGGGCCTCGGTTCGTTCGTCAGCGGTGCCGATCGCCTCGACGCGCGACTGGCCGCGGCCCTCATGGGGATCCAGGCCATCAAGGGTGTCGAGGTCGGCGACGGCTTCGAGACCGCGCGTCGCCGCGGCAGCGCTGCCCACGACGAGATGAAGCCCGGCCTCGACGGTGTGCTCCGCTCGAGCAACCGCGCCGGCGGCATCGAAGGTGGCATGACCAACGGTGAGGCCCTGCGCGTGCGGGCGGCGATGAAGCCGATCTCGACCGTGCCGCGCGCCCTGTCGACGGTCGACATGACCACCGGCGACGAGGCCGTCGCGATCCACCAGCGTTCCGACGTGTGCGCGGTGCCCGCGGCGGGTGTCGTCGCCGAGGCGATGGTCGCCCTCGTCGTCGCGCAGGCCGCCCTCGAGAAGTTCGGCGGCGACTCGCTCGCCGAGACCGTGAGCAACATCGACCACTACCTGAAGGGCATCGCGGCGCGGCCGCCGCGGTGA
- a CDS encoding prepilin peptidase — protein MAAATGHGRAAFAGALLLAAPLLITHLAVPRSVGAGDVKLALGLGAVTGLAGPSAVLLGALLPSVLTAGASLFLRLREARRGGVRAAPRVLPHGPSMCAAAALAVISTG, from the coding sequence GTGGCCGCGGCGACGGGGCACGGCCGGGCGGCGTTCGCCGGTGCACTTCTGCTCGCGGCACCGTTGTTGATCACCCACCTCGCGGTGCCGCGGTCGGTGGGTGCGGGCGACGTCAAACTCGCCCTCGGGCTCGGTGCCGTCACCGGACTCGCCGGCCCCTCGGCGGTGCTCCTCGGTGCACTGCTCCCATCCGTCCTCACCGCAGGTGCGTCCCTGTTTCTGCGGCTCCGGGAGGCCCGCCGCGGGGGTGTGCGTGCCGCTCCGCGCGTGCTTCCGCACGGACCGTCGATGTGCGCCGCCGCGGCGCTGGCGGTGATCTCGACGGGTTGA
- a CDS encoding DUF1622 domain-containing protein encodes MEISSLLEHVGTAIDVVGVGVMVIGALAATWIAATARRRGPGSEIYEPYRRNLGRSILLGLEFLVAADIIKTVAVTPTFTSVGVLAVIVLIRTFLSWSLQLEIDGRWPWQRSAPDAETTTGTTPAT; translated from the coding sequence ATGGAGATTTCGTCGCTGCTCGAACACGTGGGCACGGCCATCGACGTCGTCGGAGTCGGCGTCATGGTGATCGGCGCATTGGCGGCGACGTGGATCGCGGCGACCGCGCGGCGGCGCGGACCGGGTTCGGAGATCTACGAGCCGTACCGGCGCAATCTCGGCCGGTCGATCCTGCTCGGCCTCGAATTCCTGGTCGCCGCCGACATCATCAAGACCGTCGCCGTCACGCCGACCTTCACATCGGTGGGTGTGCTGGCGGTCATCGTGCTCATCCGCACCTTCCTGAGCTGGTCGCTGCAGCTGGAGATCGACGGCCGGTGGCCGTGGCAGCGTTCGGCTCCCGACGCCGAGACGACGACCGGCACGACGCCGGCTACCTGA
- a CDS encoding RNA polymerase sigma factor: MTGPSTADIARAFREEYGRAIAVLTRVLGDLDAAEDAVQDAFSIAVERWPGEGIPPSPAGWIITTARRRAIDRARREAARPIKHAEADLLYPTSDDAFDSGAVVPPEIPDDRLRLIFTCCHPALAPASRVALTLRLLGGLTTAQIARAFLVPETTMGQRISRAKGKVRDARIPFRIPSPDEFPERLDAVRSVLYLVYTEGHTTSAGPELVDTDLCSEAVRLARVLAGLVPDDPETTGLLALMLLGESRRAARTGPGGDLVLLADQDRSRWDRALIDEGQALVRRTLRWNRPGPYQIQAAIAAVHADAPTFEDTDWAQIVALYDLLMAADPTPVVALHRAVALAEVEGPAAALGIVDRLDLERYHVFHAVRADLLARLGRLTEASEAYATAAARTENAIERAHLLRRRDEVRDALR, translated from the coding sequence ATGACCGGGCCGTCCACCGCCGACATCGCACGTGCCTTCCGTGAGGAATACGGCAGGGCGATCGCCGTGCTCACCCGCGTCCTCGGCGACCTCGACGCCGCCGAGGACGCGGTGCAGGACGCCTTCTCGATCGCCGTCGAACGGTGGCCCGGGGAGGGGATCCCGCCGAGCCCGGCCGGGTGGATCATCACCACCGCCCGTCGCCGGGCGATCGACAGGGCACGGCGGGAGGCCGCACGTCCGATCAAGCACGCCGAGGCGGACCTGCTCTACCCGACATCCGACGACGCGTTCGACTCCGGAGCGGTCGTCCCGCCCGAGATCCCCGACGATCGCCTCCGTCTGATCTTCACCTGTTGTCACCCGGCGCTCGCGCCTGCGTCGCGGGTCGCGCTGACACTGCGGCTGCTCGGCGGGCTGACCACCGCGCAGATCGCCCGAGCCTTCCTCGTGCCGGAAACGACTATGGGGCAACGGATCTCCCGAGCCAAGGGGAAGGTCCGCGACGCGCGCATCCCGTTCCGCATCCCGTCCCCGGACGAGTTTCCCGAACGTCTCGACGCGGTGCGTTCCGTGCTTTATCTCGTGTACACGGAGGGCCACACGACGAGCGCCGGACCCGAACTCGTCGACACGGACCTGTGTTCGGAGGCGGTGCGGCTGGCGCGTGTGCTGGCCGGGCTCGTTCCCGACGATCCCGAGACCACGGGACTTCTCGCCCTGATGCTCCTCGGCGAATCCCGACGCGCCGCGCGGACAGGACCCGGCGGCGACCTCGTCCTGCTCGCAGATCAGGACCGCTCGCGGTGGGACCGCGCGCTGATCGACGAAGGGCAGGCGCTCGTGCGGCGCACCCTGCGCTGGAACAGGCCGGGGCCCTACCAGATCCAGGCCGCGATCGCTGCGGTGCACGCGGACGCGCCCACCTTCGAGGACACCGATTGGGCGCAGATCGTCGCGCTCTACGACCTGCTGATGGCCGCGGATCCCACACCGGTCGTCGCGTTGCACCGGGCCGTCGCACTCGCCGAAGTGGAGGGTCCCGCAGCGGCTCTCGGGATCGTCGACCGCCTCGACCTCGAGCGGTACCACGTCTTCCACGCCGTCCGGGCCGACCTGCTCGCCCGCCTCGGCCGGCTCACCGAGGCGAGTGAGGCATACGCCACCGCCGCGGCGCGGACGGAGAACGCCATCGAGCGCGCGCATCTGCTGCGCCGGCGGGACGAGGTCCGGGACGCGCTCAGGTAG
- a CDS encoding YciI family protein has protein sequence MAQYLLSIYQPDGEPPSPEFLEPIMKKVAAWQNEIREAGVWVFSGGLHPPDTATVVRTDEGCTATTDGPYIEGKEHLGGFDVIDVPDLDEALRWARGLADATTLPIEVRPLAFGSCAG, from the coding sequence ATGGCGCAGTACCTGCTGAGCATCTACCAGCCCGACGGTGAACCGCCGTCACCGGAGTTCCTCGAACCGATCATGAAGAAGGTCGCGGCGTGGCAGAACGAGATCCGGGAGGCAGGGGTCTGGGTGTTCTCCGGCGGCCTTCACCCTCCGGATACGGCGACGGTCGTGCGCACGGACGAGGGGTGCACGGCGACGACCGACGGTCCGTACATCGAGGGCAAGGAGCATCTCGGTGGCTTCGACGTCATCGACGTGCCCGACCTCGACGAGGCGCTGAGGTGGGCGCGCGGTCTTGCCGACGCCACCACACTGCCCATCGAGGTGCGGCCCCTGGCGTTCGGCTCCTGCGCCGGATGA
- a CDS encoding shikimate dehydrogenase: MAADPNGGVRRAAVLGKPIAHSKSPLLHLAAYRALGLTEWTYERIECTGEQLPGLVSSLGEEWVGLSVTMPGKFAALEFATERTERAVRIGSANTLVRIENGWRADCTDVDGVSGALRSAGVGDLSGASAVVVGSGGTARPALVGLTDLGVRSVTVVARSEQKARATFDCLGDDIEARWLTFDAPELARVCAEAGALVSTVPAPAAAPYTEALAQAPCILDAIYDPWPTPLATAAEARGVRVVSGLHMLLNQAFGQVEQFTGLPAPRAEMARAVGLDLNSPHPA; encoded by the coding sequence GTGGCCGCTGATCCGAACGGAGGTGTCCGGAGGGCCGCGGTCCTCGGGAAACCCATCGCGCACTCGAAGTCGCCCTTGTTGCATCTCGCGGCGTACCGGGCACTCGGGCTGACCGAGTGGACCTACGAACGCATCGAATGCACCGGTGAGCAGCTGCCGGGCCTCGTGTCCTCGCTCGGTGAGGAATGGGTGGGTCTGTCCGTCACGATGCCCGGTAAGTTCGCGGCTCTCGAGTTCGCCACCGAACGCACCGAGCGGGCCGTGAGGATCGGCTCGGCGAACACCCTCGTGCGCATCGAGAACGGGTGGCGTGCCGACTGCACCGACGTCGACGGCGTGTCCGGAGCACTGCGCTCGGCCGGCGTCGGCGATCTGTCCGGCGCGTCGGCGGTCGTCGTCGGCTCGGGTGGTACCGCGCGGCCGGCGCTCGTCGGTCTCACCGACCTCGGTGTGCGCTCGGTGACTGTGGTCGCGCGGTCCGAGCAGAAAGCCCGCGCGACGTTCGATTGTCTCGGCGACGACATCGAGGCTCGGTGGTTGACGTTCGACGCACCCGAATTGGCCCGGGTCTGCGCCGAGGCCGGTGCGCTCGTGAGCACCGTGCCCGCACCCGCGGCAGCGCCGTACACAGAAGCTCTCGCGCAGGCGCCGTGCATCCTCGATGCAATCTACGACCCTTGGCCCACGCCGCTGGCGACAGCGGCCGAGGCACGCGGTGTCCGCGTCGTCAGCGGTCTGCACATGCTCCTGAACCAGGCCTTCGGGCAGGTCGAGCAGTTCACGGGGCTGCCCGCGCCGCGCGCGGAGATGGCGCGCGCCGTCGGGCTCGATCTGAACTCTCCGCACCCGGCCTGA